Proteins from a single region of Bacteroidota bacterium:
- a CDS encoding tail fiber domain-containing protein, with product MKQLLQNQRLNAVYNAGPLPATLWTKAIILFLLLGFWRTGGAQSLFAPGNPPFLGDAPVGINLPPMILPTADLHVNGTVRFENLPLSFGLNRYLTTDPIGNLSWQNGIGVQQGLAFGQTLFWDNTDWQATSFFNVNPGTHSIGIDTINPLGKLHINESDPIGVNYLRFTRPAGGMAPMSEACIGQDGSSNALQIKQVAPYDIHLSTWNETAMILKGMTGFVGIGEILNPLDRLHLEGDTSGRLMTDNYIRWTTLHAPIGAQIGYEKGSSIFQIRQNQNSNMEFWTHRTRRMTIDNTGWVGIGTNAPLGVIVNDESDPGGGWTPTGGTWSANPRFSVSGGDIEVDSGLYAGGSVFIQSDRSLKTNISKLDDWRRILRLQAYSYNYIGKENAMLSYGFMAQDVSKVLPEFTATWRGKGAVNYIGFIPFLTQGIQEHDAKIEELKVENGELKTENQILRADLEAERVKNEQQEKRIAALEAFFFKQQGNTNPSGNENGKGGNGSLGQIGKLTEQPALEQNEPNPFSETTVIRYFLPENYTNAKIEVRNTEGRIVGSFPVSHAGNGNIVLSAGVLASGTYFYSLIIDGHTIETLKMILLK from the coding sequence ATGAAACAATTACTACAAAATCAAAGATTAAACGCGGTTTACAATGCAGGTCCATTGCCTGCGACTCTATGGACAAAAGCAATTATCTTGTTTCTGCTGTTAGGCTTTTGGCGAACGGGCGGGGCACAATCACTGTTTGCGCCAGGAAACCCACCCTTTTTGGGAGATGCACCTGTGGGGATTAATTTACCTCCTATGATATTACCTACTGCAGACCTGCATGTTAATGGAACAGTAAGATTTGAAAACCTTCCTCTTTCATTTGGTCTGAACCGATACCTGACAACAGACCCGATAGGAAATCTCTCTTGGCAGAATGGTATTGGCGTGCAACAGGGGTTAGCCTTTGGACAGACCCTGTTTTGGGACAATACAGACTGGCAAGCTACCAGTTTTTTTAACGTTAACCCTGGAACACATAGCATAGGTATTGACACTATAAATCCGCTTGGCAAGCTGCATATTAATGAAAGCGACCCTATTGGAGTTAATTATTTGAGGTTTACAAGACCCGCAGGAGGAATGGCGCCAATGTCGGAGGCTTGCATAGGTCAGGACGGTAGCTCAAATGCACTTCAAATCAAACAAGTTGCGCCTTATGATATACACCTATCTACATGGAATGAAACAGCTATGATACTAAAAGGAATGACTGGGTTTGTTGGCATAGGAGAAATACTCAATCCTCTTGACAGACTGCATTTGGAAGGGGACACATCAGGAAGGCTTATGACTGATAATTATATCAGGTGGACAACATTGCATGCACCAATAGGGGCACAGATTGGCTATGAAAAAGGGTCTTCTATTTTCCAAATCCGTCAAAATCAAAATAGTAACATGGAGTTTTGGACACATCGCACCAGAAGAATGACTATTGATAATACCGGCTGGGTGGGGATTGGGACAAATGCACCATTAGGGGTTATTGTAAATGATGAAAGCGACCCTGGTGGTGGCTGGACACCAACTGGAGGTACTTGGTCTGCAAATCCAAGGTTCAGTGTATCGGGAGGTGATATAGAAGTTGATAGTGGTTTGTATGCAGGAGGGAGTGTTTTCATTCAATCTGACCGCAGCCTGAAAACCAATATATCCAAACTGGACGACTGGCGGAGAATATTGCGACTGCAAGCCTATTCCTATAACTACATAGGGAAAGAAAATGCAATGCTTTCTTATGGTTTTATGGCACAGGATGTTTCGAAAGTGTTACCTGAATTTACTGCCACATGGCGAGGAAAAGGAGCCGTGAACTACATCGGCTTTATCCCTTTTCTTACACAAGGAATACAGGAGCACGATGCTAAAATTGAAGAGTTGAAAGTTGAAAATGGAGAATTGAAGACAGAAAACCAAATTTTGCGAGCCGATTTGGAAGCGGAAAGAGTTAAGAACGAGCAGCAGGAAAAAAGGATAGCTGCCTTGGAAGCATTTTTTTTCAAGCAGCAGGGCAACACTAATCCTAGCGGAAACGAAAATGGCAAGGGTGGCAACGGAAGTTTAGGACAGATAGGCAAATTGACCGAGCAACCCGCTTTGGAGCAGAACGAGCCTAATCCTTTTTCTGAAACAACTGTTATCCGTTATTTTCTGCCAGAGAACTATACTAATGCTAAGATTGAGGTACGGAATACAGAGGGGAGAATAGTAGGCAGTTTTCCTGTTTCTCATGCAGGAAATGGAAATATTGTCCTTTCTGCGGGAGTATTAGCATCAGGGACTTACTTTTACTCTCTAATTATTGATGGGCATACTATTGAAACTCTAAAAATGATTTTGCTAAAATAA